In Stieleria varia, one genomic interval encodes:
- a CDS encoding heavy metal translocating P-type ATPase — MTDSNPNNAGGNATVEIPISGMTCVGCSRSIETALTAEPGVDTAVVDFVGRKAKVSYDSGEVSLEQLKRTVRSAGFEVVEESDRQSLSESIAQSESRQHTRRKFFLTIAVVFTVPLFILSMGRDFGLWGQWSHADWVNYLMFAMAIPVQFAAGAEFYVQAMKSLRRGYASMDVLVAISTSVAFFYSVWVMVMLSMGATQWGHHVYFETSATIITLVLVGRMIESRATSRTGAAIENLMGMQAKTARVIRDLQQVDVPIDEVRVGDQVVIRPGERIPVDGTVIAGESAVDESMITGESLPVEKSPGMDVVGATINRDGSLTVRAKHLGKDSALARIIHQVQQAQSTKAPIAQLADRISNVFVPVVAAIAAIAFCVWYFAFDDFTQAMLRAISVLIISCPCAMGLATPLAVMVGMGRGAENGILFKSSTALQRSRDTTVVLLDKTGTISQGKLAVTDVVASEGFAESELLRLAASIERGSEHPIASAITEHAKIPLEQLPDASEFRGTAGRGVSGQIEGQSLHAGNRKWLQDLSVTGLDAMSQQAVDLQNTAKTVVWVAVDNRLAGLIAVADTIKPKSSGAIAALKRQGLRVAMVTGDNADTAAAIASDVSLDEVYSETLPADKAELVRSLQADGQVVAMVGDGINDAPALAQADVGIAIGTGTDVAIESADVTLLGGDLAGVSKALTLSKATIRNIKQNLFWAFGYNVLLIPIAAGVLAGFSSLPIFLRELHPIMAALAMVLSDFVIVANALRLRKTPLEDGA, encoded by the coding sequence TTGACCGATTCGAACCCCAACAACGCTGGAGGAAACGCGACCGTCGAGATTCCCATTTCGGGAATGACGTGCGTGGGTTGCTCGCGTAGCATTGAAACGGCACTGACCGCAGAACCCGGTGTCGACACCGCCGTCGTTGACTTCGTCGGTCGCAAGGCCAAAGTCAGTTACGATTCCGGCGAAGTCTCCCTGGAACAACTCAAACGCACCGTCCGATCAGCGGGCTTCGAGGTGGTCGAGGAGTCCGATCGGCAATCGCTGAGTGAGAGCATCGCCCAGTCAGAGAGTCGTCAGCACACGCGACGCAAGTTTTTTCTGACCATCGCTGTTGTCTTTACGGTGCCGCTTTTCATTCTCAGCATGGGACGTGACTTCGGCCTCTGGGGACAGTGGTCGCACGCGGATTGGGTCAACTACCTGATGTTCGCGATGGCGATCCCCGTTCAGTTTGCCGCCGGTGCCGAGTTTTATGTTCAAGCGATGAAGTCACTGCGGCGAGGATACGCCAGCATGGACGTGCTTGTTGCGATCAGCACCTCCGTCGCGTTCTTTTACAGTGTTTGGGTGATGGTGATGCTCAGCATGGGCGCAACCCAATGGGGACACCATGTCTACTTTGAGACCTCCGCCACCATCATCACCCTGGTCTTGGTGGGACGAATGATCGAATCACGTGCAACCTCACGCACGGGAGCGGCGATCGAGAATCTGATGGGCATGCAAGCCAAGACGGCACGCGTGATTCGAGACCTGCAACAAGTCGATGTGCCGATCGACGAAGTTCGCGTGGGAGACCAAGTGGTGATTCGACCGGGCGAACGAATTCCCGTCGATGGTACGGTGATCGCCGGTGAGTCAGCGGTCGATGAAAGCATGATCACCGGAGAAAGTTTGCCGGTGGAAAAGTCACCTGGGATGGACGTTGTCGGGGCGACCATCAACCGCGATGGCAGCTTGACCGTTCGTGCAAAACACCTCGGCAAGGACTCCGCGCTTGCGAGGATCATCCACCAAGTCCAGCAGGCACAATCGACCAAGGCTCCCATCGCACAACTGGCCGACCGCATCTCCAACGTGTTCGTCCCCGTGGTCGCCGCCATAGCTGCCATCGCGTTTTGCGTTTGGTACTTTGCATTCGATGACTTCACGCAAGCCATGTTGCGGGCGATTTCCGTACTGATCATATCGTGCCCGTGCGCGATGGGATTGGCAACTCCTTTGGCGGTGATGGTCGGCATGGGGCGTGGTGCGGAGAATGGGATCCTGTTCAAATCCAGCACCGCATTGCAACGGTCACGGGACACGACGGTCGTGCTGTTGGACAAAACGGGTACGATTTCACAAGGAAAACTCGCTGTCACGGACGTGGTTGCGTCCGAAGGATTTGCAGAATCAGAGCTATTGCGACTCGCAGCGTCCATCGAACGCGGCAGTGAGCATCCGATCGCCTCCGCGATCACCGAGCATGCCAAGATCCCGCTCGAACAATTGCCAGACGCCAGCGAGTTTCGCGGAACAGCCGGGCGAGGTGTTTCAGGTCAAATCGAGGGACAGTCCCTTCACGCGGGCAATCGAAAATGGTTGCAAGACCTGTCCGTTACCGGTCTGGATGCGATGTCGCAGCAGGCAGTCGACTTGCAGAACACGGCCAAGACGGTCGTGTGGGTTGCAGTCGACAATCGATTGGCCGGTTTGATCGCCGTCGCAGATACCATCAAACCGAAATCCAGTGGTGCAATCGCGGCATTAAAACGCCAAGGCTTGCGTGTCGCCATGGTCACGGGTGATAACGCCGACACAGCAGCCGCGATTGCGAGCGACGTTTCATTGGATGAAGTGTACTCGGAGACTTTGCCGGCTGACAAAGCCGAGTTGGTTCGGTCGCTGCAGGCGGACGGACAAGTCGTTGCGATGGTAGGTGACGGAATCAACGACGCACCGGCGTTGGCTCAAGCCGACGTGGGGATCGCGATCGGGACCGGGACCGATGTGGCGATCGAATCCGCCGACGTCACGTTGTTGGGCGGCGACTTGGCCGGCGTATCCAAAGCCCTGACGTTGTCCAAAGCGACCATCCGTAACATCAAGCAGAATTTGTTCTGGGCCTTTGGTTACAACGTTCTGTTGATCCCAATTGCGGCGGGTGTCTTGGCCGGCTTTTCCTCGCTGCCAATCTTTTTGCGCGAGCTGCACCCGATCATGGCCGCCCTGGCGATGGTCTTATCGGACTTCGTGATCGTTGCCAACGCGCTGCGATTGCGAAAAACTCCGCTGGAGGATGGAGCGTAA
- a CDS encoding DUF1559 domain-containing protein, producing MKRMRQRQRPHRSSGFTLVELLVVIAIIGILVALTMPAVQAAREAARRMSCSNHLRQIGLATQNYHSAYKRFPAGYVSYATTNGVAPTSVQMDPITWDAGPGWGWAAALLPFAEGNSVVASLQSDQPIWSPVNEEAVSATIPLFLCPSSTGGDEPFVVKNETGAPLSIAGRQVRLGRSHYVASHGQESCWGECGAAATGEVFTNIYTSATAIVQIDGDAGRVADGPFFRNSTTRFRDVLDGTSNTIFFGEHGAALSEKTWVGVVPGGFTHPRFTSPENGPDAAATLTLVHAGPSGGELDITGAPIIHPVNFPTYHVGQMFSEHPGGGFVCMGDGSVNFVTNFIDLYLWAELSSMDEGETIDWEKF from the coding sequence ATGAAGCGAATGCGACAGCGGCAACGACCGCACCGCTCCAGCGGTTTTACACTTGTTGAATTGTTGGTCGTCATCGCAATCATCGGCATTCTGGTCGCCCTGACCATGCCGGCCGTGCAGGCGGCTCGTGAAGCAGCGCGGCGAATGTCGTGCAGCAACCATTTGCGACAGATCGGACTTGCGACACAGAACTACCATTCGGCGTACAAACGATTTCCAGCGGGTTACGTTTCCTACGCCACGACAAACGGTGTGGCACCGACGTCCGTCCAGATGGATCCGATCACATGGGATGCTGGTCCGGGTTGGGGTTGGGCTGCCGCACTGCTGCCTTTCGCGGAAGGCAATTCGGTGGTGGCGAGTTTGCAATCGGATCAGCCCATCTGGTCTCCTGTCAACGAAGAAGCCGTCTCCGCAACGATCCCTCTGTTCCTTTGCCCCAGCAGCACGGGCGGTGACGAACCGTTTGTCGTCAAGAACGAAACAGGAGCACCGCTTTCGATCGCCGGACGGCAGGTGCGTCTGGGGCGTAGCCACTACGTGGCAAGCCACGGGCAGGAAAGTTGCTGGGGCGAGTGCGGTGCAGCGGCAACCGGCGAAGTGTTCACGAACATCTACACTTCGGCGACCGCGATCGTCCAGATCGATGGCGATGCGGGCCGAGTTGCCGATGGGCCATTCTTTCGCAATTCAACGACACGTTTTCGTGACGTCCTCGACGGCACCTCCAACACCATCTTTTTCGGTGAACATGGTGCAGCCCTGAGCGAAAAAACCTGGGTGGGTGTGGTCCCGGGCGGTTTCACGCATCCGCGGTTCACATCACCGGAAAATGGGCCAGACGCCGCAGCCACACTGACGCTTGTTCATGCGGGACCGTCCGGCGGGGAATTGGATATCACCGGCGCTCCCATCATCCATCCGGTCAATTTCCCTACCTATCACGTCGGTCAAATGTTCTCAGAGCATCCCGGTGGTGGGTTCGTCTGCATGGGCGATGGCTCCGTGAACTTTGTGACCAATTTCATCGACCTGTATCTGTGGGCAGAGCTGTCCAGCATGGACGAAGGCGAAACGATTGATTGGGAAAAGTTCTGA
- the mntR gene encoding manganese-binding transcriptional regulator MntR: MPSRIFKKTRSDHATEVAEDYVEAIAEIIAANGVCRSMDLVAHFDVTHATVNNTVGRLQRDGFVDTEPYQPISLTAKGRRLAVKSQRRHETVKAFLRRIGVSETVAAIDSEGIEHHVSEETLRAMELVLANGLPIQPETR, encoded by the coding sequence TTGCCATCCCGAATTTTCAAGAAAACTCGATCCGATCATGCCACAGAAGTGGCGGAGGATTATGTTGAAGCGATCGCAGAGATCATCGCTGCCAATGGCGTTTGCCGATCGATGGACCTCGTCGCTCACTTTGACGTCACGCACGCGACGGTCAACAATACGGTTGGTCGGCTGCAGCGTGACGGATTCGTTGATACCGAGCCCTATCAGCCGATTTCGTTGACGGCAAAGGGTCGGCGGCTGGCTGTCAAATCACAGCGGCGGCACGAGACCGTCAAAGCGTTCTTGCGTCGAATCGGAGTGAGCGAGACGGTTGCTGCGATCGACAGCGAGGGCATCGAACATCACGTCAGCGAAGAAACGCTGCGGGCGATGGAACTCGTCTTGGCCAATGGCTTGCCAATCCAGCCCGAAACTCGTTGA
- the trxA gene encoding thioredoxin, which yields MTINLVCSQCLVTNRVPDSRLRDKPVCGKCHQALLPTHPVELSDDTFSKFLTKTDIPVIVDFWAPWCGPCRMMAPEFASAAEQLTPQFILAKLNTESSPMSATPYNITGIPTMILFSSGLEVARQSGMLNTAQIVGWARQQ from the coding sequence ATGACGATCAATCTCGTTTGCTCGCAATGTTTGGTTACCAATCGAGTTCCAGATTCCAGGCTGAGAGACAAGCCTGTTTGCGGCAAGTGTCACCAGGCCTTGCTGCCGACCCATCCGGTTGAACTCAGCGACGATACATTTTCCAAATTTCTGACCAAGACGGACATTCCCGTCATCGTCGACTTCTGGGCTCCCTGGTGTGGTCCATGCCGGATGATGGCTCCTGAATTCGCAAGTGCCGCAGAACAGCTCACGCCCCAATTCATTCTCGCCAAATTAAACACCGAATCCTCTCCCATGTCGGCCACACCGTACAACATCACGGGTATACCGACGATGATCCTGTTCAGCAGCGGCTTGGAAGTGGCGCGTCAATCCGGGATGCTCAATACAGCACAGATCGTTGGTTGGGCGCGCCAACAATAG